From Carya illinoinensis cultivar Pawnee chromosome 5, C.illinoinensisPawnee_v1, whole genome shotgun sequence, one genomic window encodes:
- the LOC122309117 gene encoding germin-like protein subfamily 1 member 17 produces the protein MMKYSKVVPKYAIVTVALLAFACSLASAYDPSPLQDFCVAINNPASAVFVNGKFCKDPKLVTANDFFRSGLNIPGNTSNKVGSNVTTVTVEQLPGLNTLGISLARIDFAPYGLNPPHTHPRGTEFLVVIEGTLHVGFVTSNSADSNRLFTKVLNKGDVFVFPIGLIHFQLNVGNTKAVAFAGLSSQNPGVITIANAVFKSNPPINADVLTKAFQVDKNVVHYIQKQL, from the exons ATGATGAAGTACTCCAAGGTTGTTCCTAAGTATGCCATTGTAACTGTGGCCCTATTGGCTTTCGCTTGTTCCCTCGCCTCTGCCTATGACCCCAGTCCCCTGCAGGACTTTTGTGTTGCTATCAACAATCCTGCTTCTGCTG TATTTGTGAATGGGAAGTTTTGCAAGGATCCAAAGCTTGTTACCGCTAATGATTTCTTCCGCTCGGGTTTGAACATTCCTGGAAACACCTCAAATAAAGTAGGGTCGAATGTCACTACTGTCACAGTGGAACAATTACCAGGCCTCAACACTCTAGGCATATCCTTGGCTCGCATCGACTTTGCACCATATGGCTTAAATCCTCCCCACACCCACCCTCGCGGCACTGAGTTTCTAGTAGTTATAGAGGGTACTCTGCATGTTGGCTTTGTCACATCCAATAGTGCAGACAGTAACCGCCTCTTTACCAAAGTTCTAAACAAGGGTGATGTCTTTGTGTTCCCAATTGGTCTCATCCACTTCCAATTGAACGTGGGAAATACCAAGGCTGTTGCCTTTGCTGGTCTTAGTAGCCAGAATCCTGGGGTCATCACCATAGCCAACGCAGTCTTTAAATCCAATCCTCCGATCAATGCTGATGTTCTCACTAAGGCCTTCCAAGTAGACAAGAATGTGGTTCACTATATTCAGAAGCAATTATAA
- the LOC122309116 gene encoding germin-like protein subfamily 1 member 13, with the protein MMKGSVLMYQVATVALLALACSLAFASDPSPLQDFCVAVDKYDSAVFVNGKFCKDPKDVKAEDFFFQGHLNVARDTSGKQGSNVTAVTVEQFPGLNTLGISLARIDFAPYGQNPPHTHPRATEVLFVLEGTLYVGFVTSNQADGKNLLFTKVLNAGDVFVFPVGLVHFQLNIGKSNAIAFAGLSSQNPGVITIADAVFGSEPPINPDVLTKAFQVDKNLVEYLQKLF; encoded by the exons ATGATGAAAGGTAGTGTTCTCATGTACCAGGTTGCAACTGTGGCCCTATTGGCATTGGCTTGCTCTCTCGCCTTTGCCTCTGACCCTAGTCCTCTTCAAGACTTTTGTGTTGCAGTCGATAAGTACGATTCCGCTG TATTTGTGAATGGAAAGTTCTGCAAGGATCCAAAGGATGTCAAAGCCGAAGACTTCTTCTTCCAGGGGCACCTAAATGTTGCTAGAGACACCTCAGGTAAACAGGGGTCGAATGTCACTGCCGTTACTGTGGAACAATTTCCAGGCCTTAACACTCTAGGTATATCCTTGGCTCGCATTGACTTTGCCCCATACGGCCAGAATCCTCCACACACACATCCTCGTGCCACTGAGGTTCTATTTGTCTTGGAGGGTACTCTTTACGTTGGCTTTGTCACCTCTAACCAAGCTGATGGAAAAAACCTCCTCTTCACCAAAGTTCTAAATGCCGGAGATGTCTTTGTATTCCCAGTTGGTCTCGTTCACTTCCAGTTGAATATTGGAAAATCCAACGCCATTGCCTTTGCCGGTCTCAGCAGCCAGAATCCAGGAGTTATCACCATAGCTGATGCAGTCTTTGGATCTGAGCCTCCAATCAATCCCGATGTTCTCACCAAAGCCTTCCAAGTAGACAAGAATCTAGTTGAATATCTTCAGAAACTATTCtga
- the LOC122309500 gene encoding germin-like protein subfamily 1 member 13, which produces MMKGSVLMFQVATVALLALACSLAFASDPSPLQDFCVAVDKYDSAVFVNGKFCKDPKDVKAEDFFFQGRLNVARDTSGKQGSNVTAVTVEQFPGLNTLGISLARIDFAPYGQNPPHTHPRATEVLFVLEGTLYVGFVTSNQADGKNLLFTKVLNAGDVFVFPVGLVHFQLNIGKSNAIAFAGLSSQNPGVITIANAVFGSEPPINPDVLAKAFQVDKNLVEYLQKLF; this is translated from the exons ATGATGAAAGGTAGTGTTCTCATGTTCCAGGTTGCAACTGTTGCCCTTTTGGCCTTGGCTTGCTCTCTTGCCTTTGCCTCTGACCCTAGTCCTCTTCAAGACTTCTGTGTTGCAGTCGACAAGTACGATTCTGCGG TATTTGTGAATGGAAAGTTCTGCAAGGATCCAAAGGATGTCAAAGCCGAAGACTTCTTCTTCCAGGGGCGCCTAAATGTTGCTAGAGACACCTCAGGTAAACAGGGGTCGAATGTCACTGCCGTTACAGTGGAACAATTTCCAGGCCTTAACACTCTAGGTATATCCTTGGCTCGCATTGACTTTGCTCCATACGGCCAGAATCCTCCACACACACATCCTCGTGCCACTGAGGTTCTATTTGTCTTGGAGGGTACTCTTTACGTTGGCTTCGTCACCTCTAACCAAGCTGATGGAAAAAACCTCCTCTTCACCAAAGTTCTAAATGCCGGGGATGTCTTTGTATTCCCAGTTGGTCTCGTTCATTTCCAGTTAAATATTGGAAAGTCCAATGCCATTGCCTTTGCCGGTCTCAGCAGCCAGAATCCAGGAGTTATCACCATAGCTAATGCAGTGTTCGGATCTGAGCCTCCCATCAATCCTGATGTTCTCGCCAAGGCCTTCCAAGTAGACAAGAATCTGGTTGAATATCTTCAGAAACTGttctga